A part of Neoarius graeffei isolate fNeoGra1 chromosome 8, fNeoGra1.pri, whole genome shotgun sequence genomic DNA contains:
- the LOC132890338 gene encoding uncharacterized protein LOC132890338, with protein sequence MTSLWILLLSLNTITPAQSVDFSKPSFLSVKSGERVTLNCSFRATNKGESLFWYKQIFGEMPQKVGRKLAYEDINISPMFKTSGFKMEQTENGVSLTISHITKEDGGFYYCGKVYLDKATFITGTVLTVRGDGDVKVSVIQSGVLDSVPAGASVTLQCSVLSESRAAEHQVLWFRADSPQSHPQIIYTHHNSSRQCESGSSTHTCVYDFSKNILSINDTGTYYCAVAMCGKIIFGNGTRVQLENSPKFGW encoded by the exons ATGAcatcactgtggattcttctctTATCTCTGAACACCATCA CTCCAGCCCAATCTGTGGATTTTTCCAAACCATCATTTCTCTCAGTGAAGTCTGGAGAACGTGTGACTCTTAACTGctcatttagagccactaataagGGTGAAAGTTTGTTCTGGTACAAACAAATATTTGGAGAAATGCCTCAAAAAGTGGGAAGAAAATTAGCTTATGAAGATATCAACATTTCCCCCATGTTCAAGACGTCAGGATTTAAAATGGAGCAGACTGAGAACGGCGTTTCTCTGACAATCTCACATATAACAAAAGAAGACGGAGGATTTTACTACTGTGGGAAAGTTTACTTGGACAAAGCTACGTTCATCACAGGAACTGTCTTGACTGTAAGAG GTGATGGAGATGTAAAAGTGTCAGTGATCCAGAGCGGCGTGTTGGACTCGGTTCCTGCAGGAGCGTCAGTGACTCTGCAGTGCTCGGTTCTCTCTGAGAGCAGAGCAGCAGAACACCAAGTGCTCTGGTTCAGAGCTGATTCACCACAATCCCATCCTCAAATCATTTACACTCATCACAACAGCAGCCGTCAGTGTGAGAGCGGCTCTTCTACACACACCTGTGTGTACGACTTCTCCAAGAACATCCTCAGCATCAATGATACTGGAACTTACTACTGTGCTGTGGCCATGTGTGGGAAGATCATTTTTGGGAACGGGACTCGAGTACAGTTGGAGAACTCTCCAAAATTTGGTTGGTAA